The Candidatus Methylomirabilota bacterium genome includes a window with the following:
- a CDS encoding HsdR family type I site-specific deoxyribonuclease: protein MSAPGEHKTVQARILAYAEEIGWTYVPRDEAEARRGFSPHPNPLPASGARECAERARTASLYFGDLLHAQMRVFNPKYKEAEGALVGEFQRLNADIAGNRDFLTYLRNQGKFFCAEESRELDLMLIDYGDLTRRREERRNVYEVTEEFYVHNGRFGTREDVVFLINGIPVLVIECKNASKDEAIALGVDQLRRYHAETPEVMVPEMIFSATEAIGFAYGVTWNTVRRNIFNWKHTEAGNLEAKVKSFCAVPQVLRGLKDFILFAEKEEELHKFILMQHQMCGVDKVVARALDPQRSRGLVWHTQGSGKTYTMIKAAEMLFKAPEAKKPTILLMIDRNELEDQMLKNLASVGLGNVAHAGSIAALNRLLREDYRGLIVTMIHKFRDMPANLNLRKNIYVLIDEAHRTTGGDLGNFLMAGLPNATFIGFTGTPVDKTVYGKGTFKTFGCEDDKGYLHKYSIAESIDDGTTLPLYYQLAPNDMLVPHEIMEKEFLALAETEGIADIEELNKILERAVNLKNFLKGKDRVQKVASMVANHFCQNIEPLGYKAFLVAVDREACTFYKEALDAILPPEYSEIVFTGNNNDPAHLKRWHLDPKRERQIRKNFTKAGEWPKILIVTEKLLTGFDAPILYAMYLDKPMRDHTLLQAIARVNRPYENEAAEMVKPHGFVLDFVGIFDKLEKALAFDSDEINAIVKDLGLLKHLFKAKMETKAPAYLALVRQNLNDKDVDNVIEHFRDKERRKEFFKEYKEIEMLYEIISPDAFLRPFIENYATLSGIYEVVRNAYARRVYVDRAFQKKTNELVQRHIGAVVQDRMAEYVTLDADAIDTIKNREEGKAVKIINLVKAIERTAEEHSDDPFLVALAERAKAVQESFEDRQTSTADALTELLKEIEKNEQRKKEQAAKGLDGLTYFVLCKLTDDGIPNPEQVSKKVREGFAKFPNWQRSEAELREVRKQVTFAIFAEEDDIAKVTATVDALFILLQKSFRP, encoded by the coding sequence ATGTCCGCACCCGGAGAACACAAAACCGTCCAGGCTCGCATCCTCGCCTATGCGGAGGAGATTGGCTGGACCTATGTGCCACGCGATGAGGCCGAGGCGCGGCGCGGTTTTTCCCCTCACCCCAACCCTCTCCCCGCAAGCGGGGCGAGGGAGTGTGCTGAGCGGGCACGGACGGCGTCGCTCTACTTCGGCGACCTGCTCCATGCCCAGATGCGTGTCTTCAACCCGAAATACAAGGAGGCTGAGGGGGCGCTGGTTGGGGAGTTCCAACGGCTCAACGCGGACATCGCCGGCAACCGCGACTTCCTCACCTACCTGCGCAACCAGGGGAAATTCTTTTGCGCCGAAGAGAGCCGGGAATTGGACCTGATGTTGATTGATTACGGTGACCTCACTCGGAGACGTGAGGAGCGGCGGAACGTGTATGAGGTGACCGAGGAGTTCTACGTCCACAATGGTCGCTTCGGCACGCGGGAGGACGTAGTCTTTCTCATCAACGGTATCCCGGTGCTGGTGATCGAGTGCAAGAACGCGAGCAAGGATGAGGCGATTGCGCTCGGGGTGGATCAGCTTCGCCGTTATCATGCGGAGACGCCGGAGGTGATGGTACCGGAGATGATCTTCTCCGCCACGGAGGCCATCGGCTTCGCCTACGGGGTAACCTGGAACACGGTGCGTCGAAATATTTTCAACTGGAAACACACGGAGGCGGGTAACCTCGAAGCCAAGGTGAAAAGCTTCTGCGCCGTGCCGCAGGTGCTGCGTGGGCTCAAGGATTTTATCCTCTTCGCGGAGAAAGAGGAGGAGTTGCACAAGTTCATCCTGATGCAGCATCAGATGTGCGGCGTCGACAAGGTAGTAGCGCGCGCCCTCGACCCACAGCGGTCGCGCGGGCTGGTGTGGCACACGCAGGGCAGCGGCAAGACCTACACGATGATCAAGGCAGCGGAGATGCTTTTCAAAGCGCCAGAGGCGAAGAAGCCGACCATCCTGCTGATGATCGACCGCAACGAGCTGGAAGACCAGATGCTCAAGAATCTCGCGTCGGTGGGCCTGGGCAACGTGGCTCACGCAGGCAGCATCGCGGCGCTGAACCGGCTGCTGCGGGAGGATTACCGGGGCCTCATCGTAACGATGATCCACAAGTTCCGCGACATGCCGGCGAACCTGAACCTGCGGAAGAACATTTATGTGCTGATTGACGAGGCACACCGGACGACGGGCGGCGATCTGGGCAACTTCCTGATGGCCGGCCTGCCCAACGCGACGTTCATCGGCTTCACTGGCACGCCGGTGGACAAGACAGTTTACGGCAAGGGGACGTTCAAGACCTTCGGCTGCGAGGACGACAAGGGCTACCTGCACAAGTATTCCATCGCCGAGAGCATCGATGACGGCACGACGCTGCCGCTTTACTACCAGCTTGCGCCGAATGACATGCTGGTACCGCACGAAATCATGGAGAAGGAGTTCCTCGCGCTGGCCGAGACAGAGGGGATCGCGGACATCGAGGAGCTGAACAAGATTCTTGAACGGGCGGTGAACCTGAAGAATTTCCTCAAAGGCAAGGACCGCGTACAGAAGGTAGCGAGCATGGTGGCCAATCATTTTTGCCAAAACATCGAGCCGCTCGGTTACAAGGCGTTCCTCGTGGCCGTGGATCGTGAGGCGTGTACGTTCTATAAGGAGGCGTTGGATGCGATTCTGCCGCCGGAGTATTCCGAGATTGTCTTCACCGGGAATAACAACGACCCGGCGCACCTGAAGAGGTGGCATCTCGACCCGAAGCGGGAACGGCAGATTCGCAAGAACTTCACCAAGGCCGGCGAGTGGCCGAAGATTCTCATCGTCACCGAGAAGCTGCTCACCGGCTTCGACGCGCCGATCCTTTACGCGATGTATCTGGACAAGCCGATGCGGGACCACACGCTGCTCCAAGCCATCGCGCGGGTGAACCGCCCCTACGAGAACGAGGCGGCGGAGATGGTGAAGCCGCACGGGTTCGTCCTCGATTTCGTGGGCATCTTCGACAAGTTGGAAAAGGCGCTGGCCTTCGACAGCGACGAGATCAACGCCATCGTCAAGGACCTGGGGCTGCTGAAGCATCTCTTCAAAGCGAAGATGGAGACGAAGGCCCCGGCGTATCTCGCGCTGGTACGGCAGAATCTCAACGATAAGGACGTGGACAACGTGATCGAGCACTTCCGCGATAAGGAACGGCGGAAGGAGTTCTTCAAGGAATACAAAGAGATCGAGATGCTCTACGAGATTATCTCGCCCGACGCGTTTCTACGGCCGTTCATCGAGAACTACGCCACGCTGTCCGGCATCTATGAGGTGGTGCGCAACGCGTATGCGCGCCGGGTGTACGTGGACCGCGCTTTCCAGAAGAAGACTAACGAGTTGGTGCAGCGGCACATCGGCGCTGTCGTCCAGGACAGGATGGCGGAGTACGTCACGTTGGATGCCGATGCGATCGACACCATCAAGAACCGTGAAGAGGGAAAGGCCGTCAAGATCATCAACCTGGTAAAGGCCATCGAGAGAACAGCGGAGGAACACAGCGATGACCCATTCCTCGTGGCGCTTGCCGAACGCGCGAAAGCGGTGCAGGAGAGTTTCGAGGATCGGCAGACCAGCACCGCTGACGCCCTCACCGAGCTGTTGAAGGAGATCGAGAAGAACGAGCAGCGGAAG